TATGAATCGCATTCACTGCCGACGCACACACAGTTGAAGGCTCACACCACTTACTAGCAGTATAAGCCGGCCAATTTGATTTTATCGGAGTCATTATTACGCGCCCAAGAGAAATTTTTTCACCAGCAGGCATTAACGCAATTACTTCTGAATCTAAATCGCAAGGGATTCTAAGCTCGATAAAATTTGCAGCACTTGAACTCGACGCAATAAGCAATAAATAAATTATCAGCAAAAATTTTTTCATGGTATCGGAGCCCACCAAACCGCCCAGATATTACAGACAGCATGATAAATTATAGCGGGCATTACTGAACCTCCTCTATGTCTAAGTATTCCCATAATTATCCCCGGAAAAAATGTCGCAAATCTCAGCCAACCGGCAAGCACTATTAAATGACTCAACGCAAATATAAGCGACGTTATAATAATTGCTGCAAACGCCTTAAATTTACGCGTCAAAAGAGTTTGAAGCCAGCCGCGATAAAAAGTTTCCTCAATGAATGCCGCCGCGAGTCCTCCTCCTAAATTATTTAATGCGCTCCAGAATCTGACTCGATGAGGGCCCGGACCTCCCCACTTTAACGGCCAGTGCATAGAAATTATTGTCAACGGAATAAGAGTCACGCACAAAGCAATTATTACATCACGTTTTGACTCTTTTGTCATAAACCATTTAAGGCCGTAAATTTTTTCGTCTTCACGCCTGTACTTGCACCATTCATACGGAAAATAAAGCATGAACGCAGCAACAGCAAGCCCGATTAAATTCGCGAGTATCATATAACTTTAAGTGCATCCGTTACGAATTGGAGCGCATTATTTAT
This genomic stretch from Synergistaceae bacterium harbors:
- a CDS encoding CPBP family intramembrane metalloprotease; translation: MILANLIGLAVAAFMLYFPYEWCKYRREDEKIYGLKWFMTKESKRDVIIALCVTLIPLTIISMHWPLKWGGPGPHRVRFWSALNNLGGGLAAAFIEETFYRGWLQTLLTRKFKAFAAIIITSLIFALSHLIVLAGWLRFATFFPGIIMGILRHRGGSVMPAIIYHAVCNIWAVWWAPIP